The following coding sequences lie in one Leptospira inadai serovar Lyme str. 10 genomic window:
- a CDS encoding DMT family transporter has product MEENRLRTYLEFQISQLIISGNVLFSHLLPYSPSVITWGRTLFSSLLLGSLLYLRKRPILFSSKRDNRISLGLGVLLAAHWVTFFSSAQISSVAIAVLTLFTHPIWTVLLEPFFFKVKLKVSDIAMAGFVCVGMWFLVPEFTIANEYFVGVIIGLISALTLAVRNLLTKKYLSGHGSSQVMFHQSVASCVILSPILFLEDTFKSGQDWALVFLLGTFFTAIGHTMYIKAVFKMKVKTVGLLSTIQPVYSAVLAWLVLGEFPRKEEFLGGTLILVAAFVESFRYNRNSE; this is encoded by the coding sequence ATGGAAGAAAATCGTCTCCGAACCTATTTAGAATTCCAAATCTCCCAATTGATTATCAGCGGGAACGTACTCTTCTCTCATCTCCTTCCCTATTCTCCTTCCGTAATCACTTGGGGAAGAACTTTATTTTCTAGTCTTCTCCTCGGATCCCTTCTTTATTTAAGAAAAAGACCGATCCTTTTCTCTTCCAAACGCGACAACAGGATCTCTTTAGGATTAGGAGTTCTTCTCGCCGCTCACTGGGTGACGTTTTTCTCGTCCGCGCAAATTTCCAGCGTAGCGATAGCCGTCCTAACCTTATTCACTCATCCTATTTGGACGGTTTTACTCGAACCTTTCTTTTTCAAAGTAAAGCTGAAAGTTTCCGATATCGCTATGGCAGGCTTCGTATGCGTGGGGATGTGGTTTTTAGTTCCGGAATTTACCATTGCCAACGAATATTTTGTCGGCGTGATCATAGGGCTTATATCCGCTCTTACACTAGCAGTACGAAATCTACTGACAAAAAAATATCTATCCGGACACGGCTCCTCGCAGGTGATGTTCCATCAAAGCGTGGCATCCTGCGTAATACTTTCCCCGATTCTCTTTCTGGAAGATACCTTCAAAAGCGGACAAGATTGGGCCTTGGTATTTTTATTAGGAACCTTTTTCACGGCGATCGGACATACGATGTACATTAAGGCGGTATTTAAAATGAAAGTAAAGACTGTAGGTTTACTTTCGACAATACAACCGGTTTATTCCGCGGTTCTTGCTTGGTTGGTTCTGGGGGAATTTCCAAGAAAGGAAGAATTCCTGGGAGGGACTTTGATCCTAGTTGCCGCCTTCGTGGAATCCTTTAGATACAATCGTAATTCAGAATAA
- a CDS encoding fatty acid desaturase: MTAITQRIVPTKPGLKLSDKERSKRIMKWIRFRDRQLRRRFPFLKNQDRLGMGITVGSAVGMLLFAGLYITGFIPAWTCILANGILASLLHEIEHDLIHNLYYKDNLKKQNFMFWVVWIFRGNTVSPWYRRMIHTLHHKVSGHKEDIEERLIGNGMNFGLKRLLTMIDGNLSFLFQAHRLRKEAPKFKRREITRSSWPYLVIFYHLWYNFLFLNAFYIINDYLGKPISEPAWLDGIRTFLNISAVVYLIPNWIRQTSIQIVSSNMHYYGDVKGLYDQTQVLNSWLLLPLHLFCFNFGSTHGIHHFVVNQPFYLRQAVAPFVHPAMRRYGIRFNDFGSIFRANRLGKETPSTITQIA; this comes from the coding sequence ATGACTGCAATCACGCAAAGAATAGTTCCAACCAAACCGGGTCTAAAACTTTCCGATAAGGAAAGAAGTAAAAGGATCATGAAATGGATCCGATTCCGAGATAGACAACTACGGAGAAGATTCCCTTTTTTAAAAAACCAGGACCGATTAGGAATGGGAATCACCGTCGGATCCGCTGTCGGAATGCTGCTATTTGCCGGCTTGTATATCACCGGATTCATTCCCGCTTGGACCTGCATCCTCGCAAACGGAATTTTAGCGTCGTTGTTGCACGAAATCGAACATGATTTGATCCATAACCTTTATTATAAGGATAACCTAAAAAAGCAAAACTTTATGTTTTGGGTCGTATGGATCTTTAGGGGAAATACCGTTAGTCCCTGGTATAGAAGAATGATCCATACCCTGCATCACAAGGTCTCCGGCCATAAGGAGGATATCGAGGAGAGGTTGATCGGAAACGGAATGAACTTCGGCCTAAAACGTCTTTTGACGATGATCGACGGAAATCTATCGTTTCTCTTTCAAGCTCATAGACTCAGAAAGGAAGCTCCCAAATTTAAGCGGAGAGAAATCACTCGATCCAGCTGGCCTTACCTCGTGATCTTTTATCATCTATGGTATAATTTCCTTTTCCTGAATGCGTTTTACATTATTAACGATTATTTAGGAAAGCCGATAAGCGAACCTGCTTGGCTGGACGGAATCCGCACATTCCTAAATATTTCGGCGGTCGTTTACTTAATACCTAATTGGATCCGCCAAACTAGTATTCAGATCGTCTCGTCCAATATGCATTATTACGGGGACGTAAAGGGATTGTATGATCAGACTCAGGTTCTAAACTCCTGGCTTCTCCTTCCGCTGCATCTCTTCTGCTTTAATTTCGGTAGTACCCACGGAATTCATCACTTTGTAGTGAATCAGCCTTTCTATCTCCGGCAAGCGGTGGCGCCCTTTGTTCATCCGGCGATGAGACGATACGGAATTAGATTTAACGATTTCGGTAGCATTTTCCGAGCCAATCGCCTCGGAAAGGAAACCCCTTCAACGATCACTCAAATTGCATAA
- a CDS encoding helix-turn-helix domain-containing protein, translating into MPNSSYLLGNQPETGPWLAILWWMVHFGISLGFLMCLGQIVIERKTALNRLLALLFASIGIFQACSASILSGFYQTMPLLSLAYLPTLGCVGPVLYGIHQVSVERETESFGYFGLSKIHLFLPLTFWVIYLLGIFVSEDQMVISISTFLSRPGITLGEMILFVPLTLLLGYVIAILTKSSDLFRPEILRQEWTTRILLFLVLATLWNLVLGAIYLLTRNPLYLLENSAMMSCSLCLAYLIGHKRPEFFRALQEVAQATRQKYSRSLLQGLDRAALKETLLQIMEKDRLYRDEELSLADLADELALSTHQVSELINQELGKNFAAFVNDFRIREACELLRTDRNRSVLDIAFEVGFRTKSSFHRAFQKHTGQTPSEYRTSGQS; encoded by the coding sequence ATGCCAAACTCATCCTATTTACTAGGAAACCAGCCTGAAACCGGCCCGTGGTTGGCGATTCTTTGGTGGATGGTTCATTTCGGTATTTCTCTGGGATTTCTTATGTGTTTAGGGCAGATCGTTATCGAACGAAAAACCGCCCTGAATAGACTCCTGGCCTTGCTGTTTGCCTCGATTGGGATTTTCCAAGCATGCTCAGCCTCCATCCTTTCGGGCTTTTATCAGACGATGCCGCTCCTATCTCTCGCTTATTTACCGACTTTAGGCTGTGTCGGTCCCGTTCTCTATGGAATTCACCAAGTAAGCGTAGAAAGAGAAACCGAATCATTCGGATACTTTGGCCTGAGTAAAATCCATTTATTTCTCCCGCTAACATTTTGGGTCATCTATCTGCTGGGCATTTTTGTTTCCGAAGATCAGATGGTGATTTCCATCTCGACATTCCTCTCGCGACCGGGAATCACCCTCGGGGAGATGATTTTGTTTGTCCCTCTGACCTTACTCTTAGGATATGTGATCGCTATTTTAACGAAGAGTTCGGATCTTTTTCGTCCGGAAATTTTACGGCAAGAATGGACCACTCGCATCCTTCTTTTCTTAGTCTTGGCGACTCTCTGGAATTTGGTTTTAGGCGCGATTTATCTGCTTACCCGCAATCCATTGTACCTGTTGGAAAACTCCGCGATGATGAGCTGTAGCCTTTGCCTTGCCTATTTGATCGGCCATAAACGTCCGGAATTTTTTCGGGCTTTGCAAGAAGTAGCGCAGGCTACGCGCCAGAAATATTCCCGTTCCTTATTGCAGGGGCTAGACCGAGCGGCTCTCAAAGAGACCCTTTTGCAAATTATGGAAAAAGATCGGCTCTATCGAGACGAGGAGTTAAGCTTGGCCGATTTAGCCGACGAGCTCGCTCTCTCGACCCATCAGGTTTCCGAATTAATCAACCAAGAACTCGGAAAAAACTTTGCAGCGTTCGTAAACGATTTTAGGATTCGAGAAGCCTGTGAACTTTTGCGGACGGATCGGAATCGATCCGTTCTAGATATCGCATTCGAAGTCGGATTTCGGACAAAATCATCCTTCCACAGGGCATTTCAGAAACACACCGGCCAGACTCCTTCCGAATACCGGACCTCCGGGCAGTCGTAA